In Aricia agestis chromosome 21, ilAriAges1.1, whole genome shotgun sequence, the sequence ATAATGACTTTATAATGACTAAACCGGTAAATTACAAtacatttacaatttttttacatttttatgcaAAACAATTTGTGAAGAAAATCTATTTTCGAGTTGATTATTTCATcacttttaagtaagtaatatttttaagtcgataagtttaacaattattatttaatcgaCTTTAGTCTTAACTGTTAACGTTAGAAGTTGTTtttgcgaaagaatagaaataaTGACAGATTTAGAGACAAATTGATAGATGTTCTTTATCAATCACTTTGGGTAGGTTCTAAAATATTACCCAGTACACTGACCAGTGCTAGTGACGTCTAAAATCGACGCCATACTTTATATTGGCATATAAGACTTTGTTGTAGGTGTCATTGTAGACAAAATGTTcgaatagttttatatttataccaactttcaataaaaaatatagacattattattgtttttaccattaaccataatattatgtcacgaaTGTCTGGCCAATGGCCTGTGCACTGGCTTAGATTTCGGAACATAATCTAACCTAGCGCAAAAACGTATAATGGCCATGCTTAGTAGCAAAAGCCCATCATGTTATGGTATTTAATTCTTCTTCTCATCTTTAGGGTTGTTCTTCCATATGTAGTAGCTGAGGGAGCTAGCGTAGCCCAGCCAAGCGAGGTAGGGCAGCATCAAAGCTCCTGCAGTCTGGTTGACGGAGAAGAAAGAGATGGTGGTGGCCACCGCTGCCCCGGAGAGCACGGAGATCTCAATGAACGCCTACAATTGAACATTTTGTGTTATTAGTTAATACATACTTACTATTTACTatcaaattccatacattttgattggtgATTCTAAGAAAAAGCAAAGAATTCTTGGCTACAGGCTCAGGTTCTTGGTCAcaagcactgacctccattatacaagtatgctggacttatgatacccacctgttTTTTTgcctgttttttgtgcctatttgaagcggaatcagcgcccccaatgcgggggaagagaactaaatctgacgtaaccaCAACCAATAACAACAGTTGTCATCACTATTTATTAGTCCCATTCCAAGTACCCTCACTGCTagcagcgccaatatggcgactttcaaacgtcatttttatgtcagatttagttctctacccccgcattgggggcgctgattctgcttcaaataggcacaaaaaacaggtgggtatcataagtctagcgtacttgtatacagatcgacaaggctttataatatgaacatggcgaaaaaaggaacaaatgctgccatcatacaaaaacatcaCTTTATGACACTTCTCCTTTACgtgcgcccccgcccacgttcataaaaagccttgtcgatctgtaatGGAGCTCAGTGGTCACAAGCGACACAAAATTcaaatgtcaaatgtcaataagCATTattgacatttcaattttgtattgCTTAAACTGAGCGTGGAACGcgccgcatagtacacgaactGCGGCGCGTATGATGCGGACGAATGTGTGAAGTGttacatcatttcatacaacgaatattaaaatgcggcgcgttcggcgtgcGTCTTGTTTCATTTCAGTGTGAACTATAATGTAATTTCAACATAACATACCAGTTTAAAGTCTTTCATTCCAAAGAATATGGGTGTCCAACTCCAGTTGAGAGCCAGCTGGGTTCCGTATAAAGTCATCGGCAGGATTGCTTGCTCTGAAAATgaaataagatttttaaaaaggaAAACTTAATTTATGAATACATAGTTTTATTTGGCTATAAATAGAGTTGTGAAATGAACAATTGGAGCTCCCATGGTTATATTCACCTCATTAGTCAGACAAATTAAAATTAGTTTACATATACCTAATCCTCAGAAACGAAAGAGTTGGGTTAATAAAAccaccaaaataaaaaaaaggctGTTTATTCACTACTAAAACCTTGGGTTGGCCTGGTACTCTCTTggcatttatttcaaaataacaacaataCTAATAAACTATGTTAGTTTACCAGTAAGTTTATCAATTTCTGATTGCCATTTGGTAAAAGCCTCCTCTAGCCTCTTCCCATTCTCGTCTGTCTCTGGCCACTCTACTACAGATTACTCTAGCAATTGGTTGGTACATTAAAGATATACTAACCAGTAAAACCACCACAGTCTTCCAACACCAGATACGAGGCATATCCCATGGAGCAGTACAGCACCGTCCAGGCGGGCCCGAACACCCATTTCGGTGGGTTCCAGCTAGGCTTGTTCAGGTTATCGTACCAGCTCTTCTCATCTCCCTTCCTGATTTGCCCAGCAAAGTATAAACCATTTGCCCACCCCCCAACGTTGGGCAGAACAATGGATCCTAGCATTGACCAGTTCACCATTGCGATGTCTCTGAAATGTATAAAAAAGAGTACTGCAGATGGTAACACATACAAGTTCGGTCGTTGACCAATTAATccttctattgttgtcgcggtcaccggtgtccttatggggcttgaaggattaTTTAAGCTATTGTACTTGAGCTACTTTGTGACAGGAAAGAGGCAATTGCAATATTTTTGCATGTGGAAAGACGATATTTTACATGTTCAGTAACCAGGCTAACATGTTTAACAGAGCTGGGAAAGAACACCACATAATGGACATAGTGattaatatacatacatacaagtaAATTGCTAATATTGTAGCTCATATGCTAAGtattcacatacggttttgctctatagttttactccaaatcgaaggaaatgacttatttgatatatttaattccatccaGCCgtctcgaagcgagccttcaagctgtcagttttgcggtccacacgttggttattgctcgatttggagtaaaaccgtatgtcagtacttagcattagccATATTTACATTtagatgaaaattattttaagtggGCATACTTGTGTAAAAACATGATAAATAACTAAGATATAAACAGTAATGATGACGAATGATAtctatattttacataatatcagatattttttatctatgtAGATAAAAGTGGAGAAAAAATTTCAAGGccacatatttatattatttatattatgcagtCTTCATCTGGACCCTATCAAGTTTAATACCTCGATTgcgggaatcgcagacacaatagattttcaattgttatgcgacagccgggtgctgcttggggattgatattgaaagaaaattttttaagctcaatatttttttaaacctacTCAAATCATcttcatactttaataataattaaaattgcctTAGGAGTTAAAAAATTTACACAGATACTAAATGATAAAATACATTTCGGTTTGACTATAGTTGggtaaaaaagataatatttgaatacctcgatcatgggaatcgcagacagaATAGATTTACAATTGTTATGCAACTAACTTGGAGATTGATGGGCTAATGTAGCTACTCAACagaacttaataataataatattatgatgatcgGGATTAGAAAAgcagattaaaaatatatacataatattataatcaactgCACTCGTTGTAAGCCGGTGCCAGCATAGaattagtattttgatatcgttgggtgccagtaattatattaagtataaagaATTTTTATACACTTGCATCATAAATGATGACACATACCTACTTACCTTGTTTCTATGAAACTTTGTACAGAATCCATTTTTAAACACCTTTAAGAAGATATTTAAATACGTTACAATGTCCAAGCTAATAAAATGTAACTAATGGCTTATCTAATAGTTGTAAATTAGcttttatcattttaattatTGATAACAAATTATCAGAAACTCTAAACTTACATAAGTTATCGAGTAGTATTATCGTAATTCTCACACGGGAAAGACTTCGATCAAAGTCAAACAAAGAGaacatataataaagtactctgtgaaaGAGAATAATTAATTGCACCTGAGATCATAGAATTACggcatatttatttaaaacaatgacGTAGGTATTTACCTGTTTGCCGGCTATATTTCGGGAAAAGTGTAGAGACTTGACTCGAATTCGTATAGGTACCAATCTTCAGTACAAATAAGCAGATTTTATAGAAATCCGCAGACCGCAGGCAATACAAATTGAGCTTGAGAAAATTGGAAATTTTTGCAAAAAGGGTGAAATCATGAGACACTTCTCATAATGCGGCGAAATAAAATATCAGGATATTTTATAGGTTTTTTGATGTGAAGACATACTTTTCATTTTAGGCGTATTATAAGTCAATGTCACTGAAGTGTGACTGTCGTTTCATTTTACGGTTTGATTCAAGATGGTTTCAAAAACATGAATGAGAGAAACCTTTAGTTTTGAAGTTCAAAACTACAGGTTTTGAAAATTTGAACAagtaatttgaaataattacctatataataaatttacccttattaataaatccttattaaccttttaataatataattaataattatacaacatTATGTAGATTTATTGATTCAATTAACTTATTCAACATAAAACGGAACAGAATAAACATATGATTTTGACAGTtttcttatcagttatcacttatcagtgtCAATTGTCAAAATATCGTCAATCTGCTTATCGTTTTGTTGTCAAATTTCCATTAAAAAATTCTTATTCCACACGATTGTTCGATTTTTGCGTGACTAGTGACTACTAGGTAAGTGTttttgctataaattataatacgcaCATTTTTATAACTACATACAGAGCATAATTATAGTAGTTTGCAACTGCacctacattttaaaatttctttgtACACAATTTTGAACCGGCGGCGAGGGTATTGAACTGTTATTTGCTGTTATTACGCCATTATAAGGATCTAGCACCttgatattattgaaaaaacCAAATCCCTTAATCCACTACTTAACAACTTTGtgattaaaaatacttacttaccaAAGATTAGACAGTTTTTATAGTCCATGCTagttaaaccataaagttaatattccgataggtatattaactttatgagttaaACACGCTTGTTTTATTATATCCTCATTATATCTATGAATatgtaataaactttttttgatATACAAATATATCAACAAGTTAAATCACATTCtgccaaaaattttatttacaaaaaaccaTTTGATGACTCATTCTATAAATCACATTTGTTTTGAGTCATCCTCTATCCACTTTGTATTATTCTTACAGCAACTCCACCGGtcctaataaaaattatttcttacaGAATTAAGATCATTCAAAATGTTCAACTGGAATCTAATTGGAAGTATCATATTGCCAAATATCGGCGGATGGGCAGGCGCTATTACCACGGCTGGTCAGATGAAAAACGAAAATGGTACCGCTTGGTACCAAACCTTAGAGAAACCGAGTTGGAACCCGCCCAACTGGCTGTTTGGACCAGCGTGGACCGTCTTGTACTGTGGTATGGGCTTCGCGTCTTACTTGGTCTGGAGAGACTGTGGAGGTTTCACAAGTAAGTTCACAGACTTTAGATATGTataacagttaaaaaaaaactaaaacagccttttttaattattttttcaaagattgtgggaaaaccagacacaatgctATTTGATTATGGCGTCATTGGCTCTTAACCCATCAATTACTCCCAAGcgcacccgggtgccgcataacaattgaaaagctattgtgtctgctgTTCCCATTTCCCATGGTCGAGGTATTAATATGTATGAAAAGTTTGAGTATTCCAttacatacacaacacacagcccaagctaataaaggtgtgttaatacctcgatcgtgggaatagcaaacacaatagatattcaattgttatgcgacacccgggtgccgcttgggagttgatgggttaataagAGATAATATCATGTAATAGGGTGTGGCACCCTTTGCCAAATTGATTGCAAATGTGTGCAACTGTTTGTTTTAGTAAATGCACCGCCCCTCACTCTATTTTATTACCTTGTGAATAAGGGttaaataccacgtcctcacagaaaacaggcgtgaaacagcgcttgcgctgtgtttcgccaagtgagtgagtttaccggaggcccaatcccctaccctattcccttccctaccctcccttattccgttccctttccatccctaccttcccctattaccccattctctcttaaaaggccggcaacgcacctgcagctcttctgatgctgcgagtgtccatgggcgacggaagttgctttccatcaggtgacccgtttgctcgtttgcccccttatttcataaaaaaaagggcgtttgaaattattttatacgcCTCcatggttcagtggtttagagcgtggctcttgactcggaggtcgtgggttcgattcccgcattggaaacataatattatttccaagtttggttagggcaatgcaggctgatcacctgattgtctaagatgatccatgcataggatgggcatgtaaaaagttgatcCTGATCGCTTGCCAGTGGTGTGgctcgtccgtcccactgggtatgAGAGTAAACgaataaagagtgctcttgtgtactgcgcacacacttgggtactataaaattactcctgtacaactggcttggtttcaatgaaaccggccaccgtcaccgaaaccagtgtgggagttattattattattatttgccacaAGGTGCcactatgtagccttagggtcaatGATGTCAAAAACGCATATTATTGTGGGACATGACAGGTATATTGTGACATATGACAGTAGTTTGACTCTATACACCCGGCTACATAGTGGCACGTggtaaataaaatttcaaaacccTCATTGACAGGAGATTTTATTGTTTAGAATTTCCTTTTAAAATTGTATTCCTATATTTGTACATCTACTTACAGAAAAATCAATACTACCATTGGTTTTATATGGTGGCCAACTTGTCCTGAACTGGACGTGGACACCTGTGTTCTTCAGATTGCATCAGATTGGCTTGGTaagttgttaaaaaataaataacaaactaTCCACACATTGAATTAAACAAATTAAACCTACCAGCCAAATTGTTTTATGGCTTAGTATATAATCcatgtaacaaaaaaattgatgttaatttttttacaataacattaagtatattttatgccaaatcccaaaatcaaaattgtagcttaaggctgcgtttccaccagagatgtgttgcgaggaatgtgtttttgagaaccaatagaatcgatTCATTGACGTGAACTTGccgtgacatcgctcagcgcggcgatgctattggatcttaaaaacacattcctcgcaacacatatctggtggaaacgcagccttatggtCACTTTGTACAAATTACGATATGGCGTCGGTCGGTCTCTCGCCCATTCACGCACGTAGGTCaagagcgggggtgacgcggggggtaGCGCCGGGGAGGCGCTGTTATCAATGAGTGCCTAAGCAGGATGGCGGCGTATGGCGCGTAGTGTTCATAATTTTGGTGTTTTTAGGAAAACTtttggaagctatttctcaCCTTTTTaatactgagtgattataaaagaaaaaatacgtgtatttttatttttaacaaagatcaatatatcgaaatttggccggaaggtttaatttcACCCTGTAGAAgcggatatatatatttttattattgtaaataatattaaagtgcaCAATTTAATTTTCAGGCGTTAATTCACATATTCCTGTTAGACGCGGCGGCTGCAGCGTGCACGGCTAGCTTCATAGCGGTCAACAAAAACACAGCTTACTTCATGGTGCCTTACCTAGCCTGGCTTTGCTTTGCCACCACTCTAAACTACTCCATATGGCAATTGAACAAGGATGATGGCGAGAATTATAAATAAGAACATTCTAGTTAAGTAAATCATGTCTGGTTTCTGAgaatttttacatttaaactaaaataaactaagtTCATATAAGGCAGAGCCCTAAAAGCGCTATCTAGTACTAAGTAGATGAGACTTCCAACTTCGGGACAAACAActttattgtttgttttctttaatccggcaatttaaataagtttatGTAAAGCGATCAATAATTTGGGAGTCTTTTAAAAACGCTTTAAACCATATTATCGAgtagaaatatttttctataaacttttttatatttctttcgAGACAGTGACATCTATCGGAAGCATTGTCAAGTACgagttattcataatattacgatttacgagaATTCATAAACCGTCCCTGATTGGTCAGTAAAATTAAACGTATCTATCTACCCTCACTTTTATGTTCAGAAACAATTTTTCCAGTTAATGGAACTAATTAAACTGGCGACAATATCTCAGAAACCGGGAAATAGCCAGACCATTCACGAATTTTATAAGAACCAAATAATCACCTCCttacttataattaatattagtatgattcGTCTATGATTAATATTAAGTCGACGTTAAAAAGGGGCCATTtctaatacttttattttaataaagatatCAATGCACAAACCAAGGACGTCGCCAGCTTATGTGGGGCAATGGGGCAATAATATGgaggataaaaagtatgaacGCCAGCCCCTTTAGAaacactgtggagataaactcaaggtaccgttccgatctttaccgcggctaaaagggcccattcacggcaggactgcacggccaatcagtgaggcccattcctgcagtgaatgggcctcactgattggttcacactaggtatttccggccggcaacaccggccctttaaccgcgaccgacaaatattcaaataaaatgccactttatgacatagagtcatagactatagtctaaaaattcaaataaaattctacTTTACTACATATAAGGCAGTTTTCGTCAacgcactctgacattggcgattCACTAAGGAGCCAAgtttttaaaaagaagaagaagacatagtttttatttatttgaatttttgtcggtcgcggttagccGCGTTAAAGGTCGGAACGGTACCctcagtttatctccacagtgtttctatactttcgcatttctactgtggccatacAAAAGGAGCTGGTACAGTCGAGAGCATGAAGCGTTACACTTTGGAAGTCAATGCCTCGATGACGATTGTAATTAGAATtgttttaataacaatatctatgTATGAAACTCACAGACATatatcatgatagataccgaaTGTGTATATACTTCGCGTgtcatatcgcgctcccaaacgacgagcaatgctcgtctttagaaagtctgttctttagtctgctatcggaatcggacgtcaatcggaattttaaaaatgcctaaatgcctaattgtgccgtattgagctgtagaaattgaaatagaaacgttggcctaatGTAAgtaatgggcacttttcttatcatcttTACGATGATGATAAGAATAtcatcttgatctatgtctgtgattaaACTTCACTACATACATATTTGACGGCCCCTTGGCGACACTCTTGGCACAAACTATGCAACGCTATGTCCTTGTCTCTTACGTTGGAAAAGGCACTTGATAGATAAGGACAGGACACAGTATTGCGTGCCCATTAACTATTTTTGTACCTGTAGTACTAAGAAGACTTTATTTGTACCATGAACCACTAATAACtaagtatttaagtattttcACTGCCTTGTAATGTTAAGACTGGCATGGCATCTTATTAAGAAATAGATATATTGAACGGACTGAAAATTAGATACCTAATCTAATTTTCATATCCAACTGGATGACTtcgacatattataatacaaagtaCCTGTAATAAAACCGTGAgaattaaaaacaaagtaaaataatttatgaacaAGTACAAAATGATATTTGGGTGAGAGACTTGTGAGTTGTAACAAATTTTGTCATAACATAGGGTATAAAGggtaaaaaaagtacttaatctATTTAGATTAGTTTTATGCTTTagattgaaaatctatattatttacaatgtttataatattattattgtttttacgtaataaaaatcattttatataataatgtttttctttaagccggaaaatagtatggacgtaaccaTAGACGtaatatagcattataggtttatgggaCGTAACCATAGACGTAATATATACTGGATGTAACATattatctgtataagtagaatatatCATTgatagagggcgtcgtaattcgacagcagcgacacgatgcgagtaaaagaagtaacttgtgagtgactttggcttcggcttctctttgaccccggctagtttataagggtttttttatgtaaacataaagtaagtattaaatcattttatattctaaagaatataaaatgatttaatacttacactcccaagttgccacatgcggccgcgagaataacaacagatttccaagaatccgcgatcgaaggattaaagtaaaagacttaatgacgcccgcaactccgttgggcCAAATATCATTTATTGCGcgcaaacacactttcgcatttataatattgagtatggatgagtttctaaccgtaaacaaagaacgaaagcgtgaataaaaatgtataaagcttatctagttatctaagaaaatatctgaaaaagtaattagtagcatccatcagcatagaaaataaaaacttgataaatattgcaataaaataatgaagatgcaaaaatacttataataattactgaaaatgcttgtggattaataaaataaaacaagttcactaaaataaatgcttttagttcatcaaccttctgcgattcgctcgataccatctttatacaacttttgtctgtcactatttttaactagtgtacctcatcagtgcaaacCTCAGGTGCAAATactatataagtattttttaaattacacacAAATACTGCACTATTAATCTttttcctacttgaagaatcatccttttgagaaccaacactttgacaaattggttcaagttcaatactatcctcagtgttgaattcctggcaggacttctccaaattatcgtttcttttgatgcaaatttatgccaattaaatgagcggtgcttatgtatgtacctacctatatcaatttagatggaaggggggtattacattatcatttatataatatgatcatttctatgatcataattatgtaggatccaatatatatgatcatttgatcatatctgcgtattacattatGATATTTCATTGAttctattttacgtcatatgtg encodes:
- the LOC121737801 gene encoding translocator protein-like — encoded protein: MFNWNLIGSIILPNIGGWAGAITTAGQMKNENGTAWYQTLEKPSWNPPNWLFGPAWTVLYCGMGFASYLVWRDCGGFTKKSILPLVLYGGQLVLNWTWTPVFFRLHQIGLALIHIFLLDAAAAACTASFIAVNKNTAYFMVPYLAWLCFATTLNYSIWQLNKDDGENYK
- the LOC121737799 gene encoding translocator protein-like isoform X2, whose product is MDSVQSFIETRDIAMVNWSMLGSIVLPNVGGWANGLYFAGQIRKGDEKSWYDNLNKPSWNPPKWVFGPAWTVLYCSMGYASYLVLEDCGGFTEQAILPMTLYGTQLALNWSWTPIFFGMKDFKLAFIEISVLSGAAVATTISFFSVNQTAGALMLPYLAWLGYASSLSYYIWKNNPKDEKKN
- the LOC121737799 gene encoding translocator protein-like isoform X1 translates to MVNWSMLGSIVLPNVGGWANGLYFAGQIRKGDEKSWYDNLNKPSWNPPKWVFGPAWTVLYCSMGYASYLVLEDCGGFTEQAILPMTLYGTQLALNWSWTPIFFGMKDFKLAFIEISVLSGAAVATTISFFSVNQTAGALMLPYLAWLGYASSLSYYIWKNNPKDEKKN